The region ATTATCACTGTGCCGACCGTAGGCTGGCAAGGTATGATTTTCAAACCGGCCATTGCGATCTCGAGGAATGGTTAAGTTAAGTTGGCCGTACTTCGTATCAAACGAGCGCTCATAACTGCCGTTGCGGTTATTACCAGTGTTAATCCCAGCGTATGAGTAGCGTTCGTAACCCAAAAACTCTGCCAATTCGGTTTGAAGCAGCTGGTTAATCGCAATTTCGAGGTGGTGACGAAAAACTTCGTCCAAATCTTGCTTTTGGGCTAGTGCAGCGATAATTTCTGTGGTAAGTTCATTCATGGGGAATGCCTCCTGTGATGTTTTCTGTGGTTACTAAATATCATAAGGGAAGGCATTCCCTATTTCTATACAATTCAGAAATCTTTTATGCATTTACACAAGATATTTTACGCTCTCTTAAATCAATATACAGTAAAGAAGTATTAAGCATATCAGACTAGTTTAAGCCTTATCAGCCGAGAATGAGTGATGTTGATATTGCCGAAGTACGTGATTAAGCCGGCCAAAGCCATTGAATTAATTATTTAATAAATTGTTTATTTGTTTGTCTACTAATGATATAATTAAGCTAGATGAAGGAGGTATCAAGATGAAGATTATTACTTTTACTGCTATCAAGGGTGGTGTTGGTAAAACAACCTTGACTTTAAATTATGGTGATTGGTTAGCCAAACATGGTAAGAAGGTTCTATTAATCGATTTAGACCATCAGTGCAATTTAACAACCGTTTTTGAAAAGACACGACGAAACAATACCATCGCTGAAGCGTTTAAAGAAAATGACAATGCTCAAAAAGTAAAAATTGACAGTGTCGGACCGAATCTAGATTTAATAGCCGGTTTTATAGACCTAGATGTTTTAGGAAGTTATCTAGAAAATAACAGTAACAAAGAAATGATGTTGTTCATGTGGGTTAAAAACAACTCTGATTCATTAAGCTTAACCGACTATGACTATATCTTAATTGATACGCACCCAGATTTTAGCACCATCACTAAAAACGCTATTGCTATCAGTAATTACCTGCTTAGTCCCATTACACCCAGTGAACATGGCTACAATGCCAAGTTTGACCTAGAAACACGACTCGAAAAATTCAGAAAATCACTTTTTGATTATCGAACTGGCGAAACTTACGTTGACGCAAAGCTTTTCTTTATCGGTAATATGATTAGACATAATACAAGCATGTCTCGCGATTTGCTAAAACACATAGAAGGCGATGAAACAGTCGCAACTATATTTCCTGAAAGAGAGCTCTTTAATAAAGCTACTGCAAGACACGCTTCAATATTTGAATTAGCCAATCATGATGAATCCATTTTAAAGCAAAATCAAAAGTTCATAGAACACGCCGATCATCTTTTTCAAGAATTAGCAAATAAAACCAAGTAAGGAGAGTTAGATTATGAGTTTAGATTCATTCAATCATAAAAAAGACGAAGAAATGAGAGAAAGTTACGAAACTACATTGAAAGACAACAAGAAAGATGCAGTCGCATTTTTGAAAAATATCAGCCGAAAGGAAGTAGAGCGTAAGCGATCAGTTACCTTCTCAATTACTGAAAGCCAACTAAAAAAAATGGATACGGCTGCCCGAAAAAACGGATTTAAAAATCGTTCAGAATTCTTAGCTTCAATCATAGATGCAATTTAGTAATTAAATAAATAATTAATCAAACAAGCAAATTCACAATTTATTTGTTTGATTAATTTGCGCTTAGGTAAAAGCTAGTAAAGTGCACTGAACCAAATACGGTTGCCTGT is a window of Lactiplantibacillus brownii DNA encoding:
- a CDS encoding ParA family protein, coding for MKIITFTAIKGGVGKTTLTLNYGDWLAKHGKKVLLIDLDHQCNLTTVFEKTRRNNTIAEAFKENDNAQKVKIDSVGPNLDLIAGFIDLDVLGSYLENNSNKEMMLFMWVKNNSDSLSLTDYDYILIDTHPDFSTITKNAIAISNYLLSPITPSEHGYNAKFDLETRLEKFRKSLFDYRTGETYVDAKLFFIGNMIRHNTSMSRDLLKHIEGDETVATIFPERELFNKATARHASIFELANHDESILKQNQKFIEHADHLFQELANKTK
- a CDS encoding ribbon-helix-helix domain-containing protein; amino-acid sequence: MSLDSFNHKKDEEMRESYETTLKDNKKDAVAFLKNISRKEVERKRSVTFSITESQLKKMDTAARKNGFKNRSEFLASIIDAI